From the Kogia breviceps isolate mKogBre1 chromosome 3, mKogBre1 haplotype 1, whole genome shotgun sequence genome, one window contains:
- the LOC136793892 gene encoding taste receptor cell protein 1-like: MNGQWLPAAGLLPAGSPMKSQRVGNPASLEYQLLSENIQHQLQSIYHEAFSSFEGVGVLLFRPDSAAVNASLVFGGLALGPSAREVLWTLYRKVKAAGKMLGNLSLDDSSLASDGSNLTDLALEPISIHLTAMRPFQPPLLLPGSAPFVLLEKTILRQVTPVVSGFYTAHPQEDPLLLFRWVGLFLCCPACPAPLLRATLG, translated from the exons ATGAACGGGCAGTGGCTTCCAGCCGCTGGGCTTCTCCCGGCTG GATCACCAATGAAGTCTCAGAGGGTCGGGAACCCTGCCTCCCTGGAGTACCAGCTGCTGAGTGAAAACATCCAACATCAG CTCCAGTCCATCTATCACgaggccttctccagctttgAGGGTGTCGGTGTCCTGCTCTTTAG GCCTGACTCCGCAGCTGTGAATGCCTCCCTTGTGTTTGGGGGCCTCGCCCTGGGCCCCTCTGCCCGTGAAGTCCTCTGGACTCTGTACCGCAAAGTAAAGGCGGCAGGGAAGATGCTGGGGAACCTGTCCCTGGATGACAGCAGCCTCGCCTCTGATG GTTCCAACCTGACTGACCTGGCCCTGGAGCCCATCAGCATCCATCTCACGGCCATGAGGCCCTTCCAGCCCCCTCTCCTCCTGCCTGGCTCGGCCCCCTTTGTCCTGCTGGAAAAGACAATCCTCCGACAG GTCACGCCTGTGGTGTCAGGATTCTATACAGCACATCCCCAGGAAGACCCCCTACTCCTCTTCAGGTGGGTTGGGCTCTTCCTCTGCTGCCCAGCCTGCCCTGCTCCTCTCCTGAGGGCCACCCTGGGATAG
- the C3H15orf39 gene encoding uncharacterized protein C15orf39 homolog isoform X2: MAEKRPLGTLGPVMYGKLPRLEADSGPGHSLPPSAGNQDPCSYKGAYFSCPMGGPPKTGSERLASWTPYPPLYPTSMAGPPLRADNLLTSCLLYRPPTESSEKVQDSGPVELLPFGPQAHSYPGPPLAAPKPVYRNPLCYGLSTCLGEGAAKRPLDVDWTLVTGSLLPPADPSCSLPPAPGKGQSLDGTFLRGVPAGTSGKDSSVSFSPCQAFLEKYRTIHSTGFLASKYAGPYSGDPKQALSEGPSSPWTQLAQPLGPACQDAVPTHYPLPHPTQALPCPPACRHPEKPGSYGSMLPPQPLGAHKGAVYPAGGLSSPYLRQQAAQTPYMPPVGLDTYSYPSAPLPAPSPGLKLEPPLAPRCPVDFAPQTLGFPYARDDLSLYGASPGLGGTPPPQNSVQAVPQPGAFQRACQPLPASQPCLEPARPAEKPVQEAEEKMWLPSCRREQLQPQLGEHPGAPIIIGDSPVPRTPPALPPCAQERQSLSQNEGTLPPSSPPMPIIDNVFSLAPYRDYLDVQASEATAEPDPAPAPSESHDKDCRGSLPGREAPSRVHASLKEEVALDLSVKKTVAETPLTQVPHPAGHAKPTVAVDVPGMGSTVSDMPGVGDTVSDRQVLKKVVTEVPDLPGVPVTTEATPRTNFHSSVAFMFRKFKILRPAPLPATVVPAVVPAVPTSAPAQPAPTPTPVPAGLQILTQPLPVACFNLALPSPPAVAMTSPASAPAPAPSPAPAPAPAPTPAPTPAPVVGPAPASTPATADSPEQHFAGLHASLCDAISGSVAHSPPEKLREWLETSGPWGRAAWQDCQGVQGLLGKLLSQLQSFVCTQQCPFPHVVRAGAIFVPIHLVKERLFPRLPPASVDHVLQEHRVELRPTTLSEERALRERALHGCTSRMLKLLALRQLPDIYPDLLGLQWRDCVRRQLGDLDTEAGSVPSSEPTVAREEPESLDLAWKLSAPKAKKPGRKPPTPGLEKAEATAGGGSRGSM, from the exons ATGGCGGAGAAGCGGCCACTGGGGACCCTGGGGCCTGTGATGTATGGCAAGCTGCCCCGCCTAGAGGCAGACTCTGGGCCCGGGCACAGCCTGCCCCCCTCTGCTGGTAACCAGGACCCCTGCAGCTACAAGGGTGCCTACTTCTCCTGCCCCATGGGGGGTCCTCCGAAGACAGGGTCTGAGCGGTTGGCATCCTGGACCCCATATCCACCCTTGTACCCCACCAGCATGGCAGGACCCCCACTTCGGGCAGACAACCTTCTGACCAGCTGCCTGCTCTACCGCCCACCCACAGAAAGCTCCGAGAAAGTACAGGACTCTGGCCCCGTTGAGCTCCTACCCTTCGGTCCCCAGGCTCACTCCTACCCAGGCCCACCACTGGCGGCACCCAAACCTGTCTACCGCAACCCTCTGTGTTATGGGCTCTCAACCTGCCTGGGGGAAGGGGCAGCAAAGAGGCCTCTGGATGTTGATTGGACGCTGGTGACTGGATCCCTGTTACCCCCCGCCGACCCATCTTGTTCtctgcccccagctcctggcaaggGCCAGTCCCTGGATGGCACCTTCTTGCGTGGGGTGCCAGCTGGGACATCTGGCAAAGACTCCTCGGTGAGCTTCTCCCCGTGCCAGGCGTTCTTGGAGAAGTATCGGACCATCCACAGCACGGGCTTCCTGGCCTCCAAGTATGCAGGTCCTTACTCTGGGGACCCCAAGCAGGCATTGTCCGAGGGACCCTCCAGTCCTTGGACCCAGCTGGCCCAACCTCTGGGACCAGCCTGCCAGGATGCAGTGCCCACCCACTATCCACTGCCCCATCCCACACAGGCCCTCCCTTGCCCTCCAGCCTGTCGCCACCCAGAGAAGCCGGGCAGCTATGGCTCAATGCTTCCCCCACAGCCTCTGGGAGCCCATAAGGGGGCCGTGTACCCAGCTGGTGGGCTAAGCAGCCCCTACCTGAGGCAGCAGGCAGCTCAGACACCCTATATGCCCCCAGTGGGGTTGGATACTTATTCCTACCCCTCTGCCCCCCTCCCAGCACCCTCGCCAGGCCTCAAGCTGGAGCCACCTCTTGCCCCACGCTGCCCAGTGGACTTTGCCCCCCAGACGTTGGGCTTTCCTTACGCCCGGGATGACCTCTCTCTCTATGGAGCATCCCCAGGGCTCGGAGGGACGCCACCTCCCCAGAACAGTGTGCAGGCTGTGCCACAGCCCGGTGCCTTCCAGCGggcatgccagcctctgcctgccAGCCAGCCATGCTTAGAGCCTGCAAGGCCTGCAGAGAAGCCAGTGCAGGAAGCTGAGGAGAAGATGTGGCTGCCCAGCTGCAGGAGAGAGCAGCTCCAGCCCCAGCTCGGTGAGCACCCTGGGGCACCCATCATCATTGGAGATAGTCCAGTTCCACGCACCCCACCGGCACTCCCGCCCTGTGCCCAGGAGCGCCAGTCTCTTTCACAGAATGAGGGCACACTGCCACCCAGCTCCCCACCCATGCCTATTATCGACAACGTCTTCAGCCTGGCCCCCTACCGTGACTACCTGGACGTGCAGGCATCTGAGGCCACAGCTGAGCCAGACCCGGCCCCAGCCCCCAGTGAGAGCCATGACAAAGACTGCAGGGGATCTCTGCCTGGCCGGGAAGCCCCCTCGAGAGTGCACGCCTCACTTAAGGAGGAGGTGGCACTGGACTTGAGTGTGAAGAAGACCGTGGCAGAGACCCCCCTTACCCAGGTCCCTCATCCCGCAGGGCATGCTAAGCCCACTGTAGCTGTGGATGTGCCAGGCATGGGAAGCACGGTCTCCGACATGCCAGGTGTGGGGGACACAGTCTCAGATCGGCAAGTCCTGAAAAAGGTAGTCACAGAGGTACCAGACCTGCCTGGGGTGCCAGTGACCACAGAGGCGACCCCAAGGACCAACTTCCACAGCTCTGTGGCCTTCATGTTCCGAAAATTCAAGATCCTCCGGCCAGCACCCTTGCCTGCAACTGTGGTTCCAGCCGTGGTCCCAGCTGTGCCCACCTCAGCCCCTGCCCAGCCTGCACCCACCCCCACACCTGTGCCCGCTGGACTACAGATTCTCACCCAGCCGTTGCCCGTGGCCTGCTTCAACCTGGCGCTGCCCAGCCCTCCAGCTGTAGCCATGACCTCCCCCGCCTCGGCCCCTGCTCCGGCTCCATCGCCGGCTCCGGCTCCAGCTCCGGCTCCGACTCCGGCTCCGACTCCGGCTCCAGTTGTAGGCCCCGCTCCAGCTTCTACTCCCGCCACAGCAGACTCCCCAGAGCAACACTTTGCAGGACTGCATGCCTCCTTGTGTGACGCCATCTCGGGCTCAGTGGCCCACTCCCCGCCGGAAAAGCTGCGCGAGTGGCTTGAGACGTCTGGGCCTTGGGGCCGGGCGGCGTGGCAGGACTGCCAGGGTGTGCAGGGGCTGCTGGGCAAGCTGCTGTCCCAGCTGCAGAGCTTCGTGTGCACGCAGCAGTGCCCCTTCCCCCACGTGGTGCGGGCCGGGGCCATCTTCGTGCCCATCCACCTGGTGAAGGAGCGGCTCTTCCCGCGGCTGCCACCCGCTTCCGTGGACCACGTGCTGCAGGAGCATCGCGTGGAGCTGCGGCCCACCACGCTGTCGGAGGAGCGGGCCCTGCGGGAGCGCGCCCTGCACGGCTGCACGTCGCGCATGCTGAAGCTGCTGGCACTGCGCCAGCTGCCCGACATCTACCCTGACCTGCTGGGCCTTCAGTGGCGAGACTGTGTACGCCGCCAGCTGG GTGACCTTGACACTGAGGCTGGATCTGTGCCCTCCTCAGAGCCCACCGTGGCCAGAGAGGAGCCAGAGAGCCTAGACCTGGCTTGGAAGTTGTCTGCCCCCAAAGCCAAAAAGCCGGGGAGGAAGCCACCAACCCCTGGCCTGGAGAAAGCAGAGGCAACTGCTGGAGGAGGGTCCCGAG GTTCCATGTGA
- the C3H15orf39 gene encoding uncharacterized protein C15orf39 homolog isoform X1, with protein MAEKRPLGTLGPVMYGKLPRLEADSGPGHSLPPSAGNQDPCSYKGAYFSCPMGGPPKTGSERLASWTPYPPLYPTSMAGPPLRADNLLTSCLLYRPPTESSEKVQDSGPVELLPFGPQAHSYPGPPLAAPKPVYRNPLCYGLSTCLGEGAAKRPLDVDWTLVTGSLLPPADPSCSLPPAPGKGQSLDGTFLRGVPAGTSGKDSSVSFSPCQAFLEKYRTIHSTGFLASKYAGPYSGDPKQALSEGPSSPWTQLAQPLGPACQDAVPTHYPLPHPTQALPCPPACRHPEKPGSYGSMLPPQPLGAHKGAVYPAGGLSSPYLRQQAAQTPYMPPVGLDTYSYPSAPLPAPSPGLKLEPPLAPRCPVDFAPQTLGFPYARDDLSLYGASPGLGGTPPPQNSVQAVPQPGAFQRACQPLPASQPCLEPARPAEKPVQEAEEKMWLPSCRREQLQPQLGEHPGAPIIIGDSPVPRTPPALPPCAQERQSLSQNEGTLPPSSPPMPIIDNVFSLAPYRDYLDVQASEATAEPDPAPAPSESHDKDCRGSLPGREAPSRVHASLKEEVALDLSVKKTVAETPLTQVPHPAGHAKPTVAVDVPGMGSTVSDMPGVGDTVSDRQVLKKVVTEVPDLPGVPVTTEATPRTNFHSSVAFMFRKFKILRPAPLPATVVPAVVPAVPTSAPAQPAPTPTPVPAGLQILTQPLPVACFNLALPSPPAVAMTSPASAPAPAPSPAPAPAPAPTPAPTPAPVVGPAPASTPATADSPEQHFAGLHASLCDAISGSVAHSPPEKLREWLETSGPWGRAAWQDCQGVQGLLGKLLSQLQSFVCTQQCPFPHVVRAGAIFVPIHLVKERLFPRLPPASVDHVLQEHRVELRPTTLSEERALRERALHGCTSRMLKLLALRQLPDIYPDLLGLQWRDCVRRQLGDLDTEAGSVPSSEPTVAREEPESLDLAWKLSAPKAKKPGRKPPTPGLEKAEATAGGGSRGASPTPAAGASSPGPVMRARFRSLLESAWLNGLALPTWGHKASGPDRTTPRPQLLGSQSHQL; from the exons ATGGCGGAGAAGCGGCCACTGGGGACCCTGGGGCCTGTGATGTATGGCAAGCTGCCCCGCCTAGAGGCAGACTCTGGGCCCGGGCACAGCCTGCCCCCCTCTGCTGGTAACCAGGACCCCTGCAGCTACAAGGGTGCCTACTTCTCCTGCCCCATGGGGGGTCCTCCGAAGACAGGGTCTGAGCGGTTGGCATCCTGGACCCCATATCCACCCTTGTACCCCACCAGCATGGCAGGACCCCCACTTCGGGCAGACAACCTTCTGACCAGCTGCCTGCTCTACCGCCCACCCACAGAAAGCTCCGAGAAAGTACAGGACTCTGGCCCCGTTGAGCTCCTACCCTTCGGTCCCCAGGCTCACTCCTACCCAGGCCCACCACTGGCGGCACCCAAACCTGTCTACCGCAACCCTCTGTGTTATGGGCTCTCAACCTGCCTGGGGGAAGGGGCAGCAAAGAGGCCTCTGGATGTTGATTGGACGCTGGTGACTGGATCCCTGTTACCCCCCGCCGACCCATCTTGTTCtctgcccccagctcctggcaaggGCCAGTCCCTGGATGGCACCTTCTTGCGTGGGGTGCCAGCTGGGACATCTGGCAAAGACTCCTCGGTGAGCTTCTCCCCGTGCCAGGCGTTCTTGGAGAAGTATCGGACCATCCACAGCACGGGCTTCCTGGCCTCCAAGTATGCAGGTCCTTACTCTGGGGACCCCAAGCAGGCATTGTCCGAGGGACCCTCCAGTCCTTGGACCCAGCTGGCCCAACCTCTGGGACCAGCCTGCCAGGATGCAGTGCCCACCCACTATCCACTGCCCCATCCCACACAGGCCCTCCCTTGCCCTCCAGCCTGTCGCCACCCAGAGAAGCCGGGCAGCTATGGCTCAATGCTTCCCCCACAGCCTCTGGGAGCCCATAAGGGGGCCGTGTACCCAGCTGGTGGGCTAAGCAGCCCCTACCTGAGGCAGCAGGCAGCTCAGACACCCTATATGCCCCCAGTGGGGTTGGATACTTATTCCTACCCCTCTGCCCCCCTCCCAGCACCCTCGCCAGGCCTCAAGCTGGAGCCACCTCTTGCCCCACGCTGCCCAGTGGACTTTGCCCCCCAGACGTTGGGCTTTCCTTACGCCCGGGATGACCTCTCTCTCTATGGAGCATCCCCAGGGCTCGGAGGGACGCCACCTCCCCAGAACAGTGTGCAGGCTGTGCCACAGCCCGGTGCCTTCCAGCGggcatgccagcctctgcctgccAGCCAGCCATGCTTAGAGCCTGCAAGGCCTGCAGAGAAGCCAGTGCAGGAAGCTGAGGAGAAGATGTGGCTGCCCAGCTGCAGGAGAGAGCAGCTCCAGCCCCAGCTCGGTGAGCACCCTGGGGCACCCATCATCATTGGAGATAGTCCAGTTCCACGCACCCCACCGGCACTCCCGCCCTGTGCCCAGGAGCGCCAGTCTCTTTCACAGAATGAGGGCACACTGCCACCCAGCTCCCCACCCATGCCTATTATCGACAACGTCTTCAGCCTGGCCCCCTACCGTGACTACCTGGACGTGCAGGCATCTGAGGCCACAGCTGAGCCAGACCCGGCCCCAGCCCCCAGTGAGAGCCATGACAAAGACTGCAGGGGATCTCTGCCTGGCCGGGAAGCCCCCTCGAGAGTGCACGCCTCACTTAAGGAGGAGGTGGCACTGGACTTGAGTGTGAAGAAGACCGTGGCAGAGACCCCCCTTACCCAGGTCCCTCATCCCGCAGGGCATGCTAAGCCCACTGTAGCTGTGGATGTGCCAGGCATGGGAAGCACGGTCTCCGACATGCCAGGTGTGGGGGACACAGTCTCAGATCGGCAAGTCCTGAAAAAGGTAGTCACAGAGGTACCAGACCTGCCTGGGGTGCCAGTGACCACAGAGGCGACCCCAAGGACCAACTTCCACAGCTCTGTGGCCTTCATGTTCCGAAAATTCAAGATCCTCCGGCCAGCACCCTTGCCTGCAACTGTGGTTCCAGCCGTGGTCCCAGCTGTGCCCACCTCAGCCCCTGCCCAGCCTGCACCCACCCCCACACCTGTGCCCGCTGGACTACAGATTCTCACCCAGCCGTTGCCCGTGGCCTGCTTCAACCTGGCGCTGCCCAGCCCTCCAGCTGTAGCCATGACCTCCCCCGCCTCGGCCCCTGCTCCGGCTCCATCGCCGGCTCCGGCTCCAGCTCCGGCTCCGACTCCGGCTCCGACTCCGGCTCCAGTTGTAGGCCCCGCTCCAGCTTCTACTCCCGCCACAGCAGACTCCCCAGAGCAACACTTTGCAGGACTGCATGCCTCCTTGTGTGACGCCATCTCGGGCTCAGTGGCCCACTCCCCGCCGGAAAAGCTGCGCGAGTGGCTTGAGACGTCTGGGCCTTGGGGCCGGGCGGCGTGGCAGGACTGCCAGGGTGTGCAGGGGCTGCTGGGCAAGCTGCTGTCCCAGCTGCAGAGCTTCGTGTGCACGCAGCAGTGCCCCTTCCCCCACGTGGTGCGGGCCGGGGCCATCTTCGTGCCCATCCACCTGGTGAAGGAGCGGCTCTTCCCGCGGCTGCCACCCGCTTCCGTGGACCACGTGCTGCAGGAGCATCGCGTGGAGCTGCGGCCCACCACGCTGTCGGAGGAGCGGGCCCTGCGGGAGCGCGCCCTGCACGGCTGCACGTCGCGCATGCTGAAGCTGCTGGCACTGCGCCAGCTGCCCGACATCTACCCTGACCTGCTGGGCCTTCAGTGGCGAGACTGTGTACGCCGCCAGCTGG GTGACCTTGACACTGAGGCTGGATCTGTGCCCTCCTCAGAGCCCACCGTGGCCAGAGAGGAGCCAGAGAGCCTAGACCTGGCTTGGAAGTTGTCTGCCCCCAAAGCCAAAAAGCCGGGGAGGAAGCCACCAACCCCTGGCCTGGAGAAAGCAGAGGCAACTGCTGGAGGAGGGTCCCGAGGTGCCTCACCCACCCCTGCTGCTGGTGCCAGCTCGCCCGGCCCCGTGATGAGGGCGCGCTTCCGCAGCTTGCTCGAATCCGCCTGGCTCAATGGCCTGGCTCTGCCCACTTGGGGCCACAAGGCCTCAGGACCCGACCGGACCACGCCCCGCCCCCAGCTGTTGGGCAGCCAGAGCCATCAGCTGTAG
- the C3H15orf39 gene encoding uncharacterized protein C15orf39 homolog isoform X3 gives MAEKRPLGTLGPVMYGKLPRLEADSGPGHSLPPSAGNQDPCSYKGAYFSCPMGGPPKTGSERLASWTPYPPLYPTSMAGPPLRADNLLTSCLLYRPPTESSEKVQDSGPVELLPFGPQAHSYPGPPLAAPKPVYRNPLCYGLSTCLGEGAAKRPLDVDWTLVTGSLLPPADPSCSLPPAPGKGQSLDGTFLRGVPAGTSGKDSSVSFSPCQAFLEKYRTIHSTGFLASKYAGPYSGDPKQALSEGPSSPWTQLAQPLGPACQDAVPTHYPLPHPTQALPCPPACRHPEKPGSYGSMLPPQPLGAHKGAVYPAGGLSSPYLRQQAAQTPYMPPVGLDTYSYPSAPLPAPSPGLKLEPPLAPRCPVDFAPQTLGFPYARDDLSLYGASPGLGGTPPPQNSVQAVPQPGAFQRACQPLPASQPCLEPARPAEKPVQEAEEKMWLPSCRREQLQPQLGEHPGAPIIIGDSPVPRTPPALPPCAQERQSLSQNEGTLPPSSPPMPIIDNVFSLAPYRDYLDVQASEATAEPDPAPAPSESHDKDCRGSLPGREAPSRVHASLKEEVALDLSVKKTVAETPLTQVPHPAGHAKPTVAVDVPGMGSTVSDMPGVGDTVSDRQVLKKVVTEVPDLPGVPVTTEATPRTNFHSSVAFMFRKFKILRPAPLPATVVPAVVPAVPTSAPAQPAPTPTPVPAGLQILTQPLPVACFNLALPSPPAVAMTSPASAPAPAPSPAPAPAPAPTPAPTPAPVVGPAPASTPATADSPEQHFAGLHASLCDAISGSVAHSPPEKLREWLETSGPWGRAAWQDCQGVQGLLGKLLSQLQSFVCTQQCPFPHVVRAGAIFVPIHLVKERLFPRLPPASVDHVLQEHRVELRPTTLSEERALRERALHGCTSRMLKLLALRQLPDIYPDLLGLQWRDCVRRQLGEHGAAPVATGAV, from the coding sequence ATGGCGGAGAAGCGGCCACTGGGGACCCTGGGGCCTGTGATGTATGGCAAGCTGCCCCGCCTAGAGGCAGACTCTGGGCCCGGGCACAGCCTGCCCCCCTCTGCTGGTAACCAGGACCCCTGCAGCTACAAGGGTGCCTACTTCTCCTGCCCCATGGGGGGTCCTCCGAAGACAGGGTCTGAGCGGTTGGCATCCTGGACCCCATATCCACCCTTGTACCCCACCAGCATGGCAGGACCCCCACTTCGGGCAGACAACCTTCTGACCAGCTGCCTGCTCTACCGCCCACCCACAGAAAGCTCCGAGAAAGTACAGGACTCTGGCCCCGTTGAGCTCCTACCCTTCGGTCCCCAGGCTCACTCCTACCCAGGCCCACCACTGGCGGCACCCAAACCTGTCTACCGCAACCCTCTGTGTTATGGGCTCTCAACCTGCCTGGGGGAAGGGGCAGCAAAGAGGCCTCTGGATGTTGATTGGACGCTGGTGACTGGATCCCTGTTACCCCCCGCCGACCCATCTTGTTCtctgcccccagctcctggcaaggGCCAGTCCCTGGATGGCACCTTCTTGCGTGGGGTGCCAGCTGGGACATCTGGCAAAGACTCCTCGGTGAGCTTCTCCCCGTGCCAGGCGTTCTTGGAGAAGTATCGGACCATCCACAGCACGGGCTTCCTGGCCTCCAAGTATGCAGGTCCTTACTCTGGGGACCCCAAGCAGGCATTGTCCGAGGGACCCTCCAGTCCTTGGACCCAGCTGGCCCAACCTCTGGGACCAGCCTGCCAGGATGCAGTGCCCACCCACTATCCACTGCCCCATCCCACACAGGCCCTCCCTTGCCCTCCAGCCTGTCGCCACCCAGAGAAGCCGGGCAGCTATGGCTCAATGCTTCCCCCACAGCCTCTGGGAGCCCATAAGGGGGCCGTGTACCCAGCTGGTGGGCTAAGCAGCCCCTACCTGAGGCAGCAGGCAGCTCAGACACCCTATATGCCCCCAGTGGGGTTGGATACTTATTCCTACCCCTCTGCCCCCCTCCCAGCACCCTCGCCAGGCCTCAAGCTGGAGCCACCTCTTGCCCCACGCTGCCCAGTGGACTTTGCCCCCCAGACGTTGGGCTTTCCTTACGCCCGGGATGACCTCTCTCTCTATGGAGCATCCCCAGGGCTCGGAGGGACGCCACCTCCCCAGAACAGTGTGCAGGCTGTGCCACAGCCCGGTGCCTTCCAGCGggcatgccagcctctgcctgccAGCCAGCCATGCTTAGAGCCTGCAAGGCCTGCAGAGAAGCCAGTGCAGGAAGCTGAGGAGAAGATGTGGCTGCCCAGCTGCAGGAGAGAGCAGCTCCAGCCCCAGCTCGGTGAGCACCCTGGGGCACCCATCATCATTGGAGATAGTCCAGTTCCACGCACCCCACCGGCACTCCCGCCCTGTGCCCAGGAGCGCCAGTCTCTTTCACAGAATGAGGGCACACTGCCACCCAGCTCCCCACCCATGCCTATTATCGACAACGTCTTCAGCCTGGCCCCCTACCGTGACTACCTGGACGTGCAGGCATCTGAGGCCACAGCTGAGCCAGACCCGGCCCCAGCCCCCAGTGAGAGCCATGACAAAGACTGCAGGGGATCTCTGCCTGGCCGGGAAGCCCCCTCGAGAGTGCACGCCTCACTTAAGGAGGAGGTGGCACTGGACTTGAGTGTGAAGAAGACCGTGGCAGAGACCCCCCTTACCCAGGTCCCTCATCCCGCAGGGCATGCTAAGCCCACTGTAGCTGTGGATGTGCCAGGCATGGGAAGCACGGTCTCCGACATGCCAGGTGTGGGGGACACAGTCTCAGATCGGCAAGTCCTGAAAAAGGTAGTCACAGAGGTACCAGACCTGCCTGGGGTGCCAGTGACCACAGAGGCGACCCCAAGGACCAACTTCCACAGCTCTGTGGCCTTCATGTTCCGAAAATTCAAGATCCTCCGGCCAGCACCCTTGCCTGCAACTGTGGTTCCAGCCGTGGTCCCAGCTGTGCCCACCTCAGCCCCTGCCCAGCCTGCACCCACCCCCACACCTGTGCCCGCTGGACTACAGATTCTCACCCAGCCGTTGCCCGTGGCCTGCTTCAACCTGGCGCTGCCCAGCCCTCCAGCTGTAGCCATGACCTCCCCCGCCTCGGCCCCTGCTCCGGCTCCATCGCCGGCTCCGGCTCCAGCTCCGGCTCCGACTCCGGCTCCGACTCCGGCTCCAGTTGTAGGCCCCGCTCCAGCTTCTACTCCCGCCACAGCAGACTCCCCAGAGCAACACTTTGCAGGACTGCATGCCTCCTTGTGTGACGCCATCTCGGGCTCAGTGGCCCACTCCCCGCCGGAAAAGCTGCGCGAGTGGCTTGAGACGTCTGGGCCTTGGGGCCGGGCGGCGTGGCAGGACTGCCAGGGTGTGCAGGGGCTGCTGGGCAAGCTGCTGTCCCAGCTGCAGAGCTTCGTGTGCACGCAGCAGTGCCCCTTCCCCCACGTGGTGCGGGCCGGGGCCATCTTCGTGCCCATCCACCTGGTGAAGGAGCGGCTCTTCCCGCGGCTGCCACCCGCTTCCGTGGACCACGTGCTGCAGGAGCATCGCGTGGAGCTGCGGCCCACCACGCTGTCGGAGGAGCGGGCCCTGCGGGAGCGCGCCCTGCACGGCTGCACGTCGCGCATGCTGAAGCTGCTGGCACTGCGCCAGCTGCCCGACATCTACCCTGACCTGCTGGGCCTTCAGTGGCGAGACTGTGTACGCCGCCAGCTGGGTGAGCATGGGGCAGCCCCAGTAGCCACCGGAGCTGTGTGA